CCGAGCAGGTGCTTTGACCTCAGCTTCATCTTGGCTTTTGGCTCTTGGCTTCTGGCTTTTGGCTTGACCCGACCCTCGTCAGCACAATCTCATCTCGCCCATCTGTTTCCTTCAGGAAGATGTCGACGAGGTCAGACCGCTCGGTCTTGATGGTTCTGGCTGCGAAATCGGGCTGGATGGGCAGCTCGCGGTGCCCGCGGTCGACCAGCACCGCCAGTTGTATCGCCCTGGGCCGGCCGAAGTCGAGCAGCTCGCTCAGTGCCGCCCGAATCGTCCGCCCGGTGAAGACCACGTCGTCCACCAGCACCAGCGTCTTGCCGTTGATGTCGAAGCCTATCTCCGACCCGCGGACGATCGGTGTTTCGGCCACCAGTTGCAGGTCATCGCGGTAGAGCGTGATGTCAATCGCCCCGACCGGTATCGGCGAAAATGGGGACTGTACCGCGCGTCCTCGCGCTCCGGGGGACTGTCCCCGTTTTCGCCGGGAGTTGTTCCCGACCGACAGCCGCGCGGCGAGCCGCTCGGCCAGCGGCACTCCCCGGCGTTTGATGCCCACCAGGGCAAGGTCTTTGACTCCGCGATTGTGACGGACTATCTGTGAAGCGAGCTTGGTGACGAGGGCGGTGACTGCCTTGGAGTCGGCCAGCCGCCGCGTCATTTCACCAGCAACCCGACCGGTATCAGGACGCAGTAACCGAGGACCAGGAGTATCGGCGCCAGCGTGATTGAACCCGATGCGAGTGTGATGAATCCGACGATGATAGTCGCGAGCCCGGCGCCCATGATGGCATAGTTCTTCTTCCTGAGGTTGATCATGGGACGGAGCGGCTTCTTCGGTGCCGGCTTAGCCGGCTGCGGTCTGATGGGTTTGCGGTCAGGCTTCATTGGACAGTTTCCTCGGCGTCCATCTTAACGCTCATTGGCCTGAAGTCAAGCCAGGGAAGCCACAAGCCTCGGGCAGCCTCTCCCTCTCCTCGCTGAGGAGAGGGTTGGGGTGAGGAGCGCGTTGCGGATCTGTGTAATCTGTGGATGTCCTTGTCCGGCGTCCCGCATTCTGAATTCTGGTCTTCCGATTCATCCGGACCCCGCGTGATCATCTGCGCCATCTGCGGTTGTTTCTTCCTTGCTTGGACTTACTGCATCGCCCGGCTCGTCATCCAGCTTCAACCGTTCGTCGACCGGCGGGGGCGCGAACCGTTTCTCCAGATACACGACAATGTCCGCGGTCCGAACCGCCGTCGTTCCTCGTTCCCCCGTCTGCTGCCCCTCATTCGTCATTCGGACTTTGTCATTCGTCATTCTATTGCTGCCAGCAGGCAGCAATAGGTGCACTCCCCGGAAGTTGTCCAGATAGCTCTTATGCGAGAATGGACTGACGACGATGCCGCCCGAGGTGCGGAACCAGCGGCGGAATTGCTTCCACTCGTACCGCGTCGTCATGACGCGCTTGTCTACCTCTATACCCTTGTCGTCAAACGTGTATGTGACCGGCAGGAAGTAGGTGTTCAAGGCAAGGAAGAACACAACCACGGCCAGCAGGCCAAGAACCGGACCGAACCCGACCCAACTGAACCCGACGAACACAAGGATAAGGACTGAGGCCACGATCGTCCTCGTGGGTGTTTCCTTTGCCCTGTGTACGGTCCAACTCAATGGCTCAGTCATCACTTGGCCTGGGATATCAATCTTGCACCTGGGTCTTCAATGTGGCAAGTGGGCCCGGTCCGGGTCGAACGGACGACCAGCTGATTATGAGTCAGCTGCTCTGACCAACTGAGCTACGGGCCCGCGCCCGACACTTTACCAGAAGCCGTCAGGCAGTCAAGGGAGAAGTGTCGGGCGCGAGTGACCAGGTGGCAGTTTACAGGTTGCAGTATTAGAGGAAGAACCCGTGGTTAGGCGGTCAGGCACCGGACGAGAGGACCGGAATCTGCGCAATCTGCGTAATCTGCGGATAGTCTTCCGCTCAGACGAGGACGGCGCGGAGATGTTCTGAGATGACCTCGGCGACGAGGCGGGCGCCGGCTTCGTTCAGGTGTGCGCCGTCGATCGTGTACTCGCGGTCCTGACGCCAGGCAAACGTCGACTGGATGTCAACGCAGCGGCACGCCGCTTCTTCACTCAACCGCTTGACCATCTCGGTTGCCCGGCCGAGTGAGTATTCACACCCACTCGCGCATTCGCGTCCGGCAATCAGCGGCGGCAGAGTGAACACGACCCGCGCCCGCGCCTTGGTTGCACCCAGGAGATGCCGGTAATCTTCCTCCAAGGCGGCGTTATCGTCCCAGTCGGGGTACATCATCACGTCATTGGTACCGATCCAGACCATGGCCACGTCGCCGCGCTGCTGCAGCTTCTCGGCACGACGACGCAGACCCGCGATGGTGTCACCGTTGACACCCAGGTTCACATATTGGTGCTGGGGAAGCGCCTCCCTGAGGAAGGGAAGGAATCCGACCCCGACCGTGCCTTCGGTGAGGCTGTCGCCAAGCAGGAGAACCTTCACTCCGCCGCCCCGAACCGCCAGAAGTGCAGGACGTCCATGTCGTCGGGAATGTCGTCAAAGTGATCACCCTTCCCTTTCGCCGCGTCATAGTGTGCCCCATGGTCCGGGGTGAACACAAGCGCGCGGCTGTACCCAGCCCAGTGTTGATCAGTTACCGACTGGAGGCGCTCGAACGTCTCGACGTGCCGGACGGCTGCGGCGAGCGCCTCGGGGCTGTCCGGACGCGTCCGGTGAAGCTCGTCGTCGTATCCCTGGTTGTAGGAGAGAATGAAGTCATAGCGGTCGCCCGCAAACAAAGACAGCGTCCGATCCAGCACGGCGGCGTCGTCGGCTTCAATGAAGTAGTCAATCGGACGGTTGCGGAAGATGATGCTCACGCTGCAGTCCTTCACTGCGACGATGGCCACCCACTTTCCGTCCCGCGCCAGCGCATCGAAGAGCGTGTCGCAGGCCAGCACCGGACGTTCGTATTTCGTGATGCCGTGGACTTCAGGCGGAGCGCCGGTGAACATGGATGCGTAGCAGACCGGCGTCTTAGGCGGGGTCATCGCGCGCAGTTCTACCTCCACGTCCGACGCGGCAGCCAGCCGCTTCTTCAACTCCGGATGGTTGTCGAGAAAGACACGGCCGATGGCGTCAGCCGCGTAGACAAGCACACGGTCAACCCTGGCTGGCGCAAGCGCAAGCACAGGCTCAAGCACCGGAGCCCGGCAGACGGAAGGCGGCTCGATGCCCAGCAGGCGGCAGAGGGTCGGGGTGACCGAGGCAATGGTGTACGGGTGATCGAGTAGTCTAGTGGTCAAGGGAGACAAGGGATAGAGGGCCGGAAGGAAAGACGCCGCACGGGCAAGATTGTCGCGATTGAGACGCGAAGGTCAAGGGTAACACGAACCGGGGCCCGGGTCTGGGAGTCAGGGATGGGACCCAGATATCGGCGTCAGTCTCCAATCCCTGACCCACAGTCCCTGACCGTGGCACCGGGGCGGAG
The bacterium DNA segment above includes these coding regions:
- the pyrR gene encoding bifunctional pyr operon transcriptional regulator/uracil phosphoribosyltransferase PyrR, with the protein product MTRRLADSKAVTALVTKLASQIVRHNRGVKDLALVGIKRRGVPLAERLAARLSVGNNSRRKRGQSPGARGRAVQSPFSPIPVGAIDITLYRDDLQLVAETPIVRGSEIGFDINGKTLVLVDDVVFTGRTIRAALSELLDFGRPRAIQLAVLVDRGHRELPIQPDFAARTIKTERSDLVDIFLKETDGRDEIVLTRVGSSQKPEAKSQKPR
- a CDS encoding alkaline phosphatase family protein, which translates into the protein MTTRLLDHPYTIASVTPTLCRLLGIEPPSVCRAPVLEPVLALAPARVDRVLVYAADAIGRVFLDNHPELKKRLAAASDVEVELRAMTPPKTPVCYASMFTGAPPEVHGITKYERPVLACDTLFDALARDGKWVAIVAVKDCSVSIIFRNRPIDYFIEADDAAVLDRTLSLFAGDRYDFILSYNQGYDDELHRTRPDSPEALAAAVRHVETFERLQSVTDQHWAGYSRALVFTPDHGAHYDAAKGKGDHFDDIPDDMDVLHFWRFGAAE
- a CDS encoding YcxB family protein yields the protein MTEPLSWTVHRAKETPTRTIVASVLILVFVGFSWVGFGPVLGLLAVVVFFLALNTYFLPVTYTFDDKGIEVDKRVMTTRYEWKQFRRWFRTSGGIVVSPFSHKSYLDNFRGVHLLLPAGSNRMTNDKVRMTNEGQQTGERGTTAVRTADIVVYLEKRFAPPPVDERLKLDDEPGDAVSPSKEETTADGADDHAGSG
- a CDS encoding GDSL-type esterase/lipase family protein, with product MKVLLLGDSLTEGTVGVGFLPFLREALPQHQYVNLGVNGDTIAGLRRRAEKLQQRGDVAMVWIGTNDVMMYPDWDDNAALEEDYRHLLGATKARARVVFTLPPLIAGRECASGCEYSLGRATEMVKRLSEEAACRCVDIQSTFAWRQDREYTIDGAHLNEAGARLVAEVISEHLRAVLV